TTGAAAATGAAGTATATGTTAAATATGAAGGGGCAAATCCTACGGGGTCATTTAAAGATCGCGGTATGGTGATGGCTGTAGCAAAAGCGAAAGAAGAAGGTAAGGAGATTGTAATTTGTGCTTCTACTGGTAACACTTCGGCTTCAGCTGCTGCTTATGCTGCAAGAGCAGGAATGAAGACGATTGTTGTTATTCCTGAAGGCAAGATAGCAATGGGGAAATTAGCGCAGGCTATCGTATATGGCGCTGACATCGTTTCTATTGAAGGTAACTTTGATGAAGCGCTTAAGATTGTAAGACATGTTGCAGAAAAACGTGATGATATTGCATTAGTGAATTCTGTGAATCCATATCGATTAGAAGGACAGAAAACAGCTGCATTTGAAGTAATCGAACAGCTCGGGCAAGTTCCTGATATTCTTGCGATACCTGTCGGAAATGCTGGTAATATATCAGCTTACTGGAAAGGCTTTAAAGAATATGATGCGAGTCATGTCGTTGGGCTACCAAAAATGTATGGATTTCAGGCTGAAGGTGCTGCACCGATTGTCAAAGGCCATGTCATCGAACAGCCCGAAACGATAGCGACTGCGATACGCATCGGAAATCCTGCAAGCTGGAAGCTCGCAGAAGCGGCACGTGATGAGTCTGAAGGTTTGATTGATGCTGTGACTGATGAAGAAATATTGGAAGCATATCATCTGATCACAAAGAAAGAAGGAATCTTTGCTGAACCAGGCAGTAATGCTAGTATCGCGGGACTATTAAAGTTAAAGGGTGAAGGTCGTCTACCAAAGGGACAGAAGATTGTAGCTGTACTAACAGGTAATGGTCTTAAAGATCCACAGACAGCAATAGATTCTATCGAAATTAAGCCGGATGTGCTTAAAAATGATGAATCAGAGATTATTCGATACATTGAGGAGCGCGTATAATGCTATATATCAAAGTCCCTGCATCAACATCAAATTTAGGCCCTGGATTTGATTCAATCGGTATGGCTGTTAACATTTATCTGGAACTTGAAGTAGAAGAAAGTGAGCAATGGGAAATTCAGCATCTCGGTGACGTACTGTCAGAACTCACCGATGATGAAGACCATTATATCAGAAAGATGTGTGTACAGTTTATGCATCAGTTTAATCTTGAAGAAAAAGCATTTAAGATTATTATGTATTCAGATATCCCACTAGCGCGTGGCCTAGGAAGTAGTGGTTCAGCGCTCATTGCCAGTCTTGAAATTATTAATCATTTCTATCAGCTAGAATTAACAAAAGAAGAACGTATCAGTATACTTTCGCAAATTGAAGGGCATCCTGATAATGTAGCGCCAAGTATTAATGGAGGTATTGTTGCAGGGTATTATAATAATGAAACAAAGGAAACGGTAACATTAGATGTTCCAGTAATTAAATGGCCGATAATGGTAGTGATTCCGAATTATGAACTGAAGACTGAGGCGTCCAGGAATGTTCTTCCAGATCATATGTCATTTGAAAGTGCAGTTCGTGCAGGCGCAATCGGGAATATGCTTATTGCATCACTTTATTCTGAAGATTACAGAACGATGGGTAAAATGATGACAAGCGATCTTTACCATGAACAGTATCGTGCACATCTTGTGCCGCATTATCAGATGGTGAAAGACGTGATCACTGAAGACTGCTTTGCATTTTTAAGTGGCGCAGGTCCGTCTATCTTTATTGTCTGCCATCCAAAGAAATATGATGAGAACCGCTTTAATTTACTTAAATTACCGGACTGTGAAGTTAAAAGTATTGAACCTGATCAAGAAGGTGTTATTACCTTTGAAAAAGAAGGACGTATGGTAAACTAATACTATCAATTTTAGGAGTGAAACTATGAACTACAAACTGATTGTATTAGATATGGATGATACATTATTATCATCGAAGAACGAAATATTACCTTCAACGATTAAAGCTTTGATAGAGTCTCAGAATAACGGTGCTATGGTTGTACTTGCATCAGGCAGACCGACAGGGGGTATGAAAGATGCGGCTCTGAAGTTACAGCTTGATAAACACCAATCCTATATTATCAGCTACAATGGTGCTGTTGTAACAAGGATGAATGATCATACCGTTATAGATGCAACTTATGTTGAACATTCGGAGTTCAATGAAATATTGCAGTTCTTAAGAAAAGAAGGGGTAATGGCACTGACATATAAGGAAAATAAAATTTATTATGAAGGCCAGTCAGCCTATGAGCAAGTAGAAGGCGAACTTACAGGTTTAGAAATGATTAAGGTAGACAACTTACAAGATGTTATAACTGAAGATGTCCCTAAAGTAATGTGTGTCGGTAACATAGAACTTATTCAGGCATTAAATAAGCAGCTTGCTGGGAGTTTCGGTGACGATATCCATGCAACAACTTCAAAGCCGTTTTTCCTTGAGTTTATGCATCGTAATGTGTCAAAAGGTAAAGTGTTACGAAGAATGGCAGAGCAGCTTGGAATTCATCAGTCAGAAATTATTGCATTTGGTGACAGCAATAATGACAAAGATATGCTTGAATTTGCAGGACTTGGCGTGGCGATGGGAAATGCGAATGCAACGATTAAAGAAGTTGCAGATGTCATCACACTTAGTCATGATGATGATGGTATCGCACAAATAATAGAAGAATATATATTAAAAAAGTAACCGATTAGGTTACTTTTTATATTGGTATCCTTTAAGAAGTAATGTGATGATGTTTAAAAGTGGTGTGTGCAGTTGATACTTTGTTGACAGCTCATTTAAATAGCCCTGGATATATTCGTATTCTGTTGTCTGACCGTTAATAACATCGTAATACATTGACGTTCCCATTGATGCATCATATGCGCTATAGATGGACATAATTGAAGCTATGATATCCTCTGGCAGATCTATACCATGATGTGATGCTATCGTTACACCTTCTCCTAATAATTGTTCGGTCAGTGTATAGATTTCTTGTACCTCCAGTACTTGTGCTGTATTTTTAGTTAAAGCTGTGATCGAATTAATACCAAGATTAACAAGCAGCTTAATCCATTGTTTTTTTGCATGATTTGGATCCAGTACGATATTTAACTGTGATTGATCTGTTATCAATTTGAGTGGCTGAAGACGTGATTCATCTGGAAGAATCAGCGTATTATCTTGAAAATAGATGACGCGATCACCGTTCATCTGACCGCTAATATAGACAACAGCATGATATGTATGTGGATGCTGTATCAATTCAGATTGAGAAATTCCATTCTGGCAGAGGATGATGATTGTATCGGCATGGCACATACATTTAATCGATAATAAGAGATTTGATAGTGCGGTTGCTTTTACACATATATAGATACAGTCATATTTTTCTGTAGATGGGAACACTTTTGTCACTTTTGACTGTTCTATTAATTGTCCTTTATACTCGATGGTGATCGTTCTTTCTTCTTTAGCAAAAACATCTATTTCTAATTCTTGATTGGAACTTAATAAATGATACAATATGCTACCTACTGCACCTGCACCAATAATTGCATGTCTTTTCATAATGAACTCCTTAAAACTAAATGATTAATATATACAATTATATCGATTAATCATATAATAGCACTAGAAATTTTATTGAGGTGAAGAAGTTGCGTACAACACAAGATTTATTGAAGATGAAACAACTAGGTGAAAAAATAACAATGATGACAGCATATGATTATCCGAGTGCAAAGCAGGTTGAAGCAGCACAGATCGATACGATTCTTGTCGGTGACAGTCTCGGTATGACTGTTCTTGGCTATGAATCTACCGTTCAGGTTACACTGTCAGATATGATACATCACGCACGTGCAGCTAGAAGAGGCGCACCGAATACATTTATCGTTGCAGATATGCCTATAGGAAGTGTCGGGATTAGTGAAGCGCAGGACTTGAATAATGCTCTGCGTCTATATCAGGAAAGTGGTGCGAATGCCATTAAAGCAGAGGGAGCTCACTTAGGTGACTTCATTAAAAGATGTAAACAAATTGGTATTCCGGTTGTTAGTCATCTAGGATTAACACCGCAATCAGTCGGCATAATGGGATATAGTGTTCAGGCAAAGACAAAAGATGAAGCAAAACAATTGATACAGGACTGTATGGATATGGAAGCAGCAGGAGCAATCATGATTGTACTGGAAGTCATTCCGAGTGATCTGGCAGAAGCGATAAGTAAAAAAATAAATATACCTGTTATCGGTATTGGTGCTGGCAGTGGTACGGATGGACAAGTGCTTGTATATCATGATGTTCTACAATATGGACAGGAACACCGTGCAAAATTTGTAAAGGTATTTGGCGATTTCACTACAGGTGTTGACGCACTGAGACGATTTAATGAAGAAGTGAAGGCAGGACAATTTCCTTCTGAAGCATATACGTATAAAGCTAAAGTAATGGAGGATGTCATTAATGACTAAAAGAATTACATCGATCAAAGAAATGCAGCAGCTGACATCTGAATTGAAGGCGCAAGGAAAGACAATCGGATTTGTTCCGACGATGGGTGCACTTCATGACGGACATATAACACTGTTGAAACAAGCACAGCAGGAAAATGATATTGCTGTTGCCAGTGTATTTGTAAATCCTCTACAGTTCGGACCAAATGAAGACTATGCGGACTATCCTCGCCAAATTGATGAAGATGAGGCATTGCTTACTAAGCATGCAATAGATTATTTATTCTATCCAAGGGAAGAAGAGATGTACCCTTCGTTACCCATAACCCTGCATGTAGGGGAAATGGCAGAAGTGCTGGAAGGCGCCAAAAGACCAGGTCACTTTGATGGCGTTGTAACTGTGGTAAATAAACTATTTAATATCGTACAGCCAGATAGAGCTTATTTCGGTAAGAAGGATGCACAACAACTAGCAATTATTGAAGCGATGGTCGAAGCATTTAATCACAATATTCAAATTACTGGTGTAGATATTGTACGTGAAGCGGACGGTTTAGCTAAAAGTTCGCGCAATGTCTACCTGACTGACAGTGAACGACAAGAGGCAACTGCATTATATAGAAGCTTACAAGAAGCTAAAAACGCGTTTGACAATGGGGAAAGGAATGCAGAGCAACTGGAAAGTATCGTGAAATCTTATTTAGCTGCACATACAACCGGAAGTATTGATGAAGTTGCAGTTTATGCATATCCTTCATTGCAGCCAGTTGATACAATTGGTTCACAAGTATTTATCTCAATCGCAGTTAAATACAGTAAAGCTAGACTGATTGATAATATTATATTAAAGGATGGGCATAATGATTAGAACAATGATGAATGGCAAGATACACCGTGCACGTGTGACAGAAGCTAACTTAAACTATGTAGGTAGTATTACGATTGACCAGGATATTCTGGATGCTGTTGATATTCTGCCGAATGAAAAAGTAGCAATTGTCAATAATAATAATGGAGCACGACTAGAGACCTATGTTATTTCAGGAGAAAGAGGCAGTGGCGTTATTTGTCTGAATGGAGCGGCTGCACGTTTAGTACAAGAAGGGGATATTGTAATCATTATGAGTTACGTCACTATGACGAGTGAAGAGGCAAGAATACATGTGCCTAAAGTAGCAGTTATGGATGAAAACAACACGATTGTTGAATTATTACATGAAAAAGAAGCTATGATTGTAATGTCATAAGATTTATTAAGTCAGAGGTCAGGAATTTTCCTGACCTCATTTTTGATGAACAGTATCAGTTATTTTGCTGTATGCGTCCATTCGGAAGCATTGCGATGTCTTTTTGTATGCGCAAAGATATTATCAGCAGCATAATCTTCATTCGTATAGATAGTAATATCATAGAATACCATGTCTTCTTCAAATGGCTCATTGAGATATGTATCCTTTAGATGGTCGAATAATCGCATCATAGCAGTACGATCTAATCCAGGATATTCACGTAATATTTTCTTGATAATCTGGTTATGCTTTTCATAGACACCTTGAACGACGATTACAAATTTTTCATCGGTTTTTAATACGTCATCAAACAGATTAATTTGTCCATTACTCATTATCACCACTCCTTTATTTTATTATACAAAGAAACCCTATACAATGTATAGGGTTGTTGTCTTATAGCGTATGCTTTTCAAGATTAATATCTTCAAGTTTAATGATTTTTGTGCGTTTAACTAATTTATAGCCAAAATAAGAAATGATTGCTATAACAATCGGGATATAAGATTCTATCATTTTAATTATGTTCATCGCTTTAATATCACCGAACGATTGCCCGACTAACAGGAAGATGATAGTACAAATTACGATGACTGGTCCTAATGGGAAGAGTGGTGCTTTATATGCGAGTAATTTATTAATATCTTTGTTTTGTTTCTTGATGGCATATCTTAAACGCATATGACTGATAATACTGATGAGCCAGACGATTAAGATGAGAGAACCAACCATATTTAACAGTTTGAAATATCCGCCAGTATTAATATTTGCATAGATGAGTGTCAAGATAACGAAAGCTGTTGTTACAATTAATGCATTAAAAGGCATATTATTTTTATTCAGTTTTCCTAGAAACTTAGGTGCTTTATTATCTTGACTTAAAGATAATAATAATCTGCTTGTTGCATATAATCCAGAGTTACCTGCACTAAGCACTGCAGTTAAAATAACTGCATTCATTACAGATGCAGCAAACAAGATACCGACTTTATCGAATACGATAGTAAATGGACTCATCGAAACATCACTGTTCTCATTAATAAGCTGAGGATCTGTATAAGGAATGATACAAGCAATGATAAATATTGAACCGATATAGAACAATAAAATTCTCCAGAAGACTTGCTTAATTGCTTTTGGCATTGATTCACTTGGATTCTTAGATTCACCAGCTGTAACAGCCACGACTTCAGTTCCGCCAAATGAGAATCCAGCGACAATTAAAACGCCAAGTAATCCGAATATACCATTATGGAAAGGAGCATCGCCGATTGTAAAGTTTTTGAAACCGATAGGCTCTCCACCGATAATTCCGAAAATAAGCAATAATCCCATAATCAAAAATAAGAAGATGGTTGCTACTTTGATAATACTGAACCAGTATTCAGCTTCTCCGAAAGATTTAACTGAGAATGCATTCAGCATAAATATTAGTGCTAAAAATATAAGACTCCATATAAAAGGATGAATGCCTCCGAACATCTCCCAATAACTCAGTACTTTAGCAGCAGATAATATATCAACACTCGTAACTAAACTCCAGATAATCCAGTAGAACCATCCGACAGTAAACCCTGCGGCAGGATCTATAAAACGGCTGGCATATGCATTAAATGCACCAGAAACCGGATAAAATGTTGCGAGTTCCCCAAGTGCTGTCATTAAAAAGTAAATCATGATTCCGATAATAGCATATGCGAGTAATGCTCCACCTGGTCCAGCTTGTGCAACAACTGCGCCACTTGCCATAAATAAACCTGTACCAATTGAACCTCCAATCGCGATCATCGAAATATGGCGGGTCTTTAAATCTCTGTCCATCTTCTTATGTTCCATATAATCACCTTTCTTTCTAAAAATATAAATCCTATTGTAAGACAATTTAGATAATTTAGCAAGAAAAAGTTTTAATGCGTCTATGCTTTTAAACATTAAAGTGTAAAAGTAAAAGAAATCTGGACGATGATATAAGTATTTCATCGTCCAGTTCCATATATCAGAATTTATTTAGTTTCTCGGTGTAAAGTATATTTCTTTAATCTTGGGCAGTACTTCATTAATTCAATACGCTCAGGATTATTTCTTTTATTTTTCTTCGTGATATAGTTTCTATCTCCACATTCTGTACAAGCTAAAGTAATATTTACTCTCATTTTGTTCACTCCTATATGTCTATTAGTTTTTATTAATTTAATATAATATCAGGGTCAGTTTCAGCTATCGTAAACTGAGGCAGGGGATCGTTGAATGCTGACCAATCCAACTTCATTTCATCCTCTGTTAGTAGACATGCATCAAGATCCTGTGTTATCTGATCCTGATTCATTTCAATACCGATAAATACAATTTCAGTCATGCGATCACCAAATTCATCCCATCTTTCTTTAAGGGAAGGGTCTTCCTGCATTTCAAGAGCAATCTCTTCTTCACTTAATGTTGCAATCCATTCACCGGCCCCTTGAATTTGCATCGAATTGCCTGCCTGGCTGATTAAGCCGCACATATTATTACGTGTTGCTAACCAGAAGAAGCCTTTGGAACGTATGACATCTAATGAGAAGTTCTCTAAGAAATGCATGAATCGTACTGGATGGAAAGGACGTTTTCTTCTATAGACGAAAGAACCTATGCCATATTCTTCAGTTTCTGGTGTGTGTTCGTTATTTAATTCTTTCAGCCATCCGGCACTTTGTGATGCTTTTTCAAAATCAAATAATTTTGTATATAATATCTTATCCATATCAATCTTAGAATGCTCTGTTTCATAAATTAATGCCTCTGGATTTAACTGATGGATTAATGCACGAAGTTCTTTTACATCTTCTGCATGCACTAAATCTGTTTTGTTCAGCAGTATGA
Above is a window of Macrococcoides canis DNA encoding:
- the thrC gene encoding threonine synthase, with the protein product MKRWLGLIEEYKKFLPVSEATPKLTLNEGGTPLLHCAHLSEILENEVYVKYEGANPTGSFKDRGMVMAVAKAKEEGKEIVICASTGNTSASAAAYAARAGMKTIVVIPEGKIAMGKLAQAIVYGADIVSIEGNFDEALKIVRHVAEKRDDIALVNSVNPYRLEGQKTAAFEVIEQLGQVPDILAIPVGNAGNISAYWKGFKEYDASHVVGLPKMYGFQAEGAAPIVKGHVIEQPETIATAIRIGNPASWKLAEAARDESEGLIDAVTDEEILEAYHLITKKEGIFAEPGSNASIAGLLKLKGEGRLPKGQKIVAVLTGNGLKDPQTAIDSIEIKPDVLKNDESEIIRYIEERV
- the thrB gene encoding homoserine kinase, encoding MLYIKVPASTSNLGPGFDSIGMAVNIYLELEVEESEQWEIQHLGDVLSELTDDEDHYIRKMCVQFMHQFNLEEKAFKIIMYSDIPLARGLGSSGSALIASLEIINHFYQLELTKEERISILSQIEGHPDNVAPSINGGIVAGYYNNETKETVTLDVPVIKWPIMVVIPNYELKTEASRNVLPDHMSFESAVRAGAIGNMLIASLYSEDYRTMGKMMTSDLYHEQYRAHLVPHYQMVKDVITEDCFAFLSGAGPSIFIVCHPKKYDENRFNLLKLPDCEVKSIEPDQEGVITFEKEGRMVN
- a CDS encoding Cof-type HAD-IIB family hydrolase; amino-acid sequence: MNYKLIVLDMDDTLLSSKNEILPSTIKALIESQNNGAMVVLASGRPTGGMKDAALKLQLDKHQSYIISYNGAVVTRMNDHTVIDATYVEHSEFNEILQFLRKEGVMALTYKENKIYYEGQSAYEQVEGELTGLEMIKVDNLQDVITEDVPKVMCVGNIELIQALNKQLAGSFGDDIHATTSKPFFLEFMHRNVSKGKVLRRMAEQLGIHQSEIIAFGDSNNDKDMLEFAGLGVAMGNANATIKEVADVITLSHDDDGIAQIIEEYILKK
- a CDS encoding ketopantoate reductase C-terminal domain-containing protein; this translates as MKRHAIIGAGAVGSILYHLLSSNQELEIDVFAKEERTITIEYKGQLIEQSKVTKVFPSTEKYDCIYICVKATALSNLLLSIKCMCHADTIIILCQNGISQSELIQHPHTYHAVVYISGQMNGDRVIYFQDNTLILPDESRLQPLKLITDQSQLNIVLDPNHAKKQWIKLLVNLGINSITALTKNTAQVLEVQEIYTLTEQLLGEGVTIASHHGIDLPEDIIASIMSIYSAYDASMGTSMYYDVINGQTTEYEYIQGYLNELSTKYQLHTPLLNIITLLLKGYQYKK
- the panB gene encoding 3-methyl-2-oxobutanoate hydroxymethyltransferase yields the protein MRTTQDLLKMKQLGEKITMMTAYDYPSAKQVEAAQIDTILVGDSLGMTVLGYESTVQVTLSDMIHHARAARRGAPNTFIVADMPIGSVGISEAQDLNNALRLYQESGANAIKAEGAHLGDFIKRCKQIGIPVVSHLGLTPQSVGIMGYSVQAKTKDEAKQLIQDCMDMEAAGAIMIVLEVIPSDLAEAISKKINIPVIGIGAGSGTDGQVLVYHDVLQYGQEHRAKFVKVFGDFTTGVDALRRFNEEVKAGQFPSEAYTYKAKVMEDVIND
- the panC gene encoding pantoate--beta-alanine ligase, with product MTKRITSIKEMQQLTSELKAQGKTIGFVPTMGALHDGHITLLKQAQQENDIAVASVFVNPLQFGPNEDYADYPRQIDEDEALLTKHAIDYLFYPREEEMYPSLPITLHVGEMAEVLEGAKRPGHFDGVVTVVNKLFNIVQPDRAYFGKKDAQQLAIIEAMVEAFNHNIQITGVDIVREADGLAKSSRNVYLTDSERQEATALYRSLQEAKNAFDNGERNAEQLESIVKSYLAAHTTGSIDEVAVYAYPSLQPVDTIGSQVFISIAVKYSKARLIDNIILKDGHND
- the panD gene encoding aspartate 1-decarboxylase codes for the protein MIRTMMNGKIHRARVTEANLNYVGSITIDQDILDAVDILPNEKVAIVNNNNGARLETYVISGERGSGVICLNGAAARLVQEGDIVIIMSYVTMTSEEARIHVPKVAVMDENNTIVELLHEKEAMIVMS
- a CDS encoding amino acid permease; the protein is MEHKKMDRDLKTRHISMIAIGGSIGTGLFMASGAVVAQAGPGGALLAYAIIGIMIYFLMTALGELATFYPVSGAFNAYASRFIDPAAGFTVGWFYWIIWSLVTSVDILSAAKVLSYWEMFGGIHPFIWSLIFLALIFMLNAFSVKSFGEAEYWFSIIKVATIFLFLIMGLLLIFGIIGGEPIGFKNFTIGDAPFHNGIFGLLGVLIVAGFSFGGTEVVAVTAGESKNPSESMPKAIKQVFWRILLFYIGSIFIIACIIPYTDPQLINENSDVSMSPFTIVFDKVGILFAASVMNAVILTAVLSAGNSGLYATSRLLLSLSQDNKAPKFLGKLNKNNMPFNALIVTTAFVILTLIYANINTGGYFKLLNMVGSLILIVWLISIISHMRLRYAIKKQNKDINKLLAYKAPLFPLGPVIVICTIIFLLVGQSFGDIKAMNIIKMIESYIPIVIAIISYFGYKLVKRTKIIKLEDINLEKHTL
- the rpmG gene encoding 50S ribosomal protein L33, which codes for MRVNITLACTECGDRNYITKKNKRNNPERIELMKYCPRLKKYTLHRETK
- a CDS encoding GTP-binding protein, translating into MKVPITVLSGFLGSGKTTLLNHILMNNENKRVGVIVNDMSEINVDADLVNMSRTDEKMVQLQNGCICCTLREDLLIEIDKLIKSSELDYIVIESTGISEPLPVAQTLTINDEVLGINLSDHTVLDTMVTVVDANRFWEDYASGESLLERQMANDENDTREVIDLLIDQIEFANVILLNKTDLVHAEDVKELRALIHQLNPEALIYETEHSKIDMDKILYTKLFDFEKASQSAGWLKELNNEHTPETEEYGIGSFVYRRKRPFHPVRFMHFLENFSLDVIRSKGFFWLATRNNMCGLISQAGNSMQIQGAGEWIATLSEEEIALEMQEDPSLKERWDEFGDRMTEIVFIGIEMNQDQITQDLDACLLTEDEMKLDWSAFNDPLPQFTIAETDPDIILN